From a region of the Enterobacter sp. JBIWA008 genome:
- the flgG gene encoding flagellar basal-body rod protein FlgG: MISSLWIAKTGLDAQQTNMDVIANNLANVSTNGFKRQRAVFEDLLYQTIRQPGAQSSEQTTLPSGLQIGTGVRPVATERLHSQGNLSQTNNSKDVAIKGQGFFQVQLPDGTSAYTRDGSFQVDQNGQLVTAGGFQVQPAITIPANALSITIGRDGVVSVTQQGQAAPVQVGQLNLTTFMNDTGLESIGENLYTETQSSGTPNESTPGLNGAGLLYQGYVETSNVNVAEELVNMIQVQRAYEINSKAVSTTDQMLQKLTQL; this comes from the coding sequence ATGATCAGTTCCTTATGGATCGCGAAAACAGGCCTGGACGCCCAGCAAACCAACATGGACGTGATTGCCAACAACCTGGCAAACGTGAGCACCAATGGTTTCAAGCGTCAGCGCGCCGTTTTCGAAGATTTGCTTTATCAAACCATCCGCCAGCCGGGTGCGCAGTCTTCTGAACAGACGACGCTGCCATCGGGCCTGCAGATCGGTACAGGTGTTCGCCCGGTGGCCACCGAGCGTCTTCACAGCCAGGGCAACCTGTCCCAGACCAACAACAGTAAAGACGTGGCAATCAAAGGCCAGGGCTTCTTCCAGGTGCAGCTGCCTGACGGGACCTCTGCCTATACCCGCGACGGTTCGTTCCAGGTCGATCAGAACGGCCAGCTGGTGACGGCGGGCGGTTTCCAGGTTCAGCCTGCGATTACCATCCCGGCGAACGCCCTGAGCATCACCATCGGTCGTGACGGTGTGGTCAGCGTAACCCAGCAGGGACAGGCCGCGCCGGTTCAGGTTGGGCAGCTCAACCTGACCACCTTCATGAACGATACCGGCCTGGAAAGCATTGGTGAGAACCTCTACACCGAAACGCAATCTTCCGGTACGCCAAATGAGAGCACCCCGGGTCTGAACGGCGCGGGTCTGCTGTACCAGGGTTATGTTGAAACGTCCAACGTGAACGTGGCGGAAGAGCTGGTGAATATGATCCAGGTCCAGCGCGCGTATGAAATTAACAGTAAAGCAGTGTCGACGACCGACCAGATGCTGCAGAAACTGACGCAACTCTAA
- a CDS encoding LysR family transcriptional regulator: MKRAERIDRVELMRTFVRIVEAGSLSAAARQLATTQATVSRRLQSLETMLGVRLILRTTHTTRLTDDGERCYQHARRVIDSWLALEDEVGQTEDEPVGVLRVRAPHAFGQDQLLKPVTEFLQRYPQLSIEWMLNDRSADFLGDNLDCAIRVGVEVDPATVSVLLAEVPRSVVASPALLARFPTVTAPEDLQQFPWIAISSFYQRHVELFHDASPATARVAITPRLSTDSLYVARNTALTGLGVAVVSSWTVQDDIREGRLVHLLPDWQPAALPVHLVYPWSRYYPARLRRFLELMRQVMPEVTGMRKPVQQP, encoded by the coding sequence ATGAAAAGAGCTGAGCGTATAGACCGGGTAGAGTTAATGCGGACGTTTGTCCGGATAGTGGAGGCGGGTTCCCTCTCTGCGGCGGCGCGGCAGCTGGCCACCACCCAGGCCACGGTGAGCAGACGATTACAGTCGCTGGAGACCATGCTGGGCGTGCGCCTGATATTGCGCACCACCCATACGACGCGGCTGACGGATGACGGCGAGCGCTGCTATCAGCACGCTCGTCGGGTGATTGACAGCTGGCTGGCGCTGGAAGATGAGGTGGGGCAGACGGAAGATGAGCCCGTAGGCGTGCTGCGGGTGCGGGCACCCCACGCGTTTGGTCAGGACCAGCTTCTGAAACCAGTAACCGAATTTTTGCAACGCTATCCGCAGCTTTCCATTGAGTGGATGCTCAACGATCGGTCGGCGGACTTCCTCGGCGACAACCTTGACTGTGCTATTCGGGTGGGCGTGGAGGTCGATCCGGCGACCGTATCCGTGCTGCTGGCGGAAGTGCCGCGCTCGGTAGTGGCTTCTCCGGCGCTGCTGGCCCGTTTTCCAACGGTTACCGCGCCGGAGGATTTGCAGCAGTTTCCCTGGATAGCGATTAGCTCTTTCTACCAGCGTCATGTGGAGCTTTTTCACGATGCATCACCTGCCACCGCGCGAGTAGCGATTACCCCACGCCTCAGCACCGATAGCTTGTATGTCGCACGCAATACGGCGCTCACAGGCCTTGGCGTGGCGGTGGTATCCAGCTGGACGGTACAGGATGATATTCGGGAAGGGCGGCTGGTGCATTTGCTGCCAGACTGGCAGCCAGCGGCGTTGCCGGTGCATCTGGTTTATCCCTGGTCCCGTTATTATCCGGCACGCCTGCGGCGTTTTCTGGAGTTGATGCGGCAGGTAATGCCGGAGGTCACCGGGATGAGAAAGCCCGTGCAGCAGCCATAA
- a CDS encoding flagellar basal body P-ring protein FlgI → MFKSIFAVALALVATFAQADRIRDLTSVQGVRENSLIGYGLVVGLDGTGDQTTQTPFTTQSLNNMLSQLGITVPAGTNMQLKNVAAVMVTASYPAFARQGQTIDVVVSSMGNAKSLRGGTLLMTPLKGVDSQVYALAQGNILVGGAGASAGGSSVQVNQLNGGRITNGAIIERELPTQFGAGNTINLQLNNEDFTMAQQIADTINRSRGYGNATALDARTVQIRTSTGSSNQVRMLADIQNMEVNVPVQDAKVIINSRTGSVVMNREVSLDSCAVAQGNLSVTVNRSANVSQPNTPFGGGQTVVTPQTQIDMRQSGGSLQSVRSSANLNSVVRALNALGATPMDLMSILQSMQSAGCLRAKLEII, encoded by the coding sequence ATGTTTAAATCGATCTTCGCCGTGGCGCTCGCGCTGGTGGCAACGTTTGCCCAGGCTGACCGTATTCGCGATCTCACCAGCGTTCAGGGTGTACGCGAAAACTCCCTGATAGGCTATGGCCTGGTGGTGGGCCTGGATGGGACCGGTGACCAGACAACCCAGACGCCGTTCACCACCCAAAGCCTGAACAACATGCTTTCCCAGCTCGGCATTACCGTGCCGGCGGGAACCAACATGCAGCTGAAAAACGTGGCCGCGGTAATGGTCACCGCGTCCTACCCGGCATTTGCGCGTCAGGGGCAGACCATTGATGTAGTGGTCTCCTCAATGGGTAACGCCAAAAGCCTGCGCGGCGGTACGCTGCTGATGACCCCGCTGAAAGGCGTTGACAGCCAGGTCTATGCGCTGGCGCAGGGGAACATTCTGGTCGGCGGTGCGGGTGCATCCGCAGGCGGAAGCAGCGTGCAGGTGAACCAGCTGAACGGCGGACGGATCACCAACGGGGCGATCATTGAGCGTGAACTGCCGACTCAGTTTGGTGCGGGCAATACCATCAACCTGCAGCTCAATAATGAAGACTTCACGATGGCGCAGCAGATTGCCGATACCATCAACCGCAGCCGCGGCTACGGTAATGCAACGGCACTCGATGCGCGCACCGTACAGATCCGTACCTCCACCGGCAGCAGCAACCAGGTGCGCATGCTGGCAGATATCCAGAATATGGAAGTGAACGTTCCGGTCCAGGATGCGAAGGTGATCATCAACTCCCGTACCGGCTCGGTGGTCATGAACCGGGAAGTGTCGCTCGACAGCTGCGCCGTGGCGCAGGGTAACCTCTCCGTGACGGTAAACCGCTCCGCGAACGTGAGCCAGCCGAATACGCCATTTGGTGGCGGTCAGACGGTGGTGACGCCGCAAACGCAGATTGATATGCGTCAGAGCGGCGGGTCACTGCAAAGCGTTCGCTCCAGCGCCAACCTGAACAGCGTGGTGCGTGCCCTGAATGCCCTGGGGGCAACGCCGATGGATCTGATGTCTATCCTGCAATCGATGCAAAGCGCGGGCTGCCTGCGCGCCAAACTGGAAATCATCTAA
- the flgJ gene encoding flagellar assembly peptidoglycan hydrolase FlgJ has translation MLTDSKLLTSAAWDAQSLNELKTKAGKDPAANIRPVARQVEGMFVQMMLKSMRETLPKDGMFSSDSTRLYTSMYDQQIAQQMTAGKGLGLADMIVKQTEAAQGIQPQEQPQQVPMKFDLETVTSYQNQALTQLVRKAMPKATSSGDEPLSGDSKDFLAQLSLPARLASEQSGVPHHLILAQAALESGWGQRQIRKENGEPSFNIFGVKATSSWKGPTTEITTTEYENGAAVKVKAKFRVYSSYLEALSDYVGLLSRNPRYTAVTQAATAEQGAQALQSAGYATDPNYARKLTSMIQQLKSMGEKVSKAYSTDIENLF, from the coding sequence ATGCTGACCGATAGCAAACTGTTGACCAGTGCAGCCTGGGACGCCCAGTCGCTCAACGAGCTGAAAACCAAAGCAGGTAAAGACCCGGCGGCGAACATCCGCCCGGTCGCCCGCCAGGTGGAAGGGATGTTTGTACAGATGATGCTGAAAAGCATGCGTGAAACCCTGCCGAAAGACGGGATGTTCAGCAGTGATTCAACGCGTCTCTACACCAGCATGTATGACCAGCAGATTGCGCAGCAGATGACTGCGGGTAAAGGCCTCGGTCTGGCTGACATGATTGTCAAACAGACCGAAGCCGCGCAGGGCATTCAGCCTCAGGAGCAGCCGCAGCAGGTGCCGATGAAGTTCGACCTGGAAACGGTGACCAGCTATCAGAACCAGGCCCTGACGCAGCTGGTGCGTAAAGCGATGCCAAAAGCCACGAGCAGCGGCGATGAGCCGCTCTCCGGTGACAGCAAAGACTTCCTGGCGCAGCTTTCTCTGCCTGCGCGTCTTGCCAGCGAACAGAGCGGCGTGCCGCATCACCTGATTCTGGCGCAGGCCGCGCTGGAGTCGGGCTGGGGTCAGCGCCAGATCCGCAAGGAAAACGGCGAGCCGAGCTTCAACATCTTCGGCGTGAAGGCCACCTCCAGCTGGAAGGGGCCGACAACGGAGATCACGACCACCGAATACGAGAACGGTGCGGCGGTGAAGGTCAAAGCAAAATTCCGCGTCTACAGCTCTTATCTGGAAGCTTTGTCCGATTATGTCGGTCTGCTGAGCCGAAATCCGCGCTATACCGCCGTGACGCAGGCGGCGACGGCGGAGCAGGGCGCTCAGGCGCTGCAAAGCGCGGGCTATGCGACTGACCCGAACTATGCACGTAAGCTCACCAGCATGATCCAGCAGCTGAAATCCATGGGCGAGAAGGTCAGCAAAGCCTATAGCACAGATATTGAAAATCTGTTCTGA
- the flgK gene encoding flagellar hook-associated protein FlgK, producing MSSLINSAMSGLSAAQSALNTVSNNISSYNVAGYSRQTTVLGASNSTLTGGGWVGNGVYVSGVQREYDAFITNQLRAAQTQSSGLTTRYQQMSKIDDVLSDSTNSLSTTLQDFFKSMQTLVSNAEDPAARQTVLGKADGLVNQFKTNDQYLRDQDAQVNTAIASSVEQINNYAKQIANLNDQISRLTGVGAGSSPNDLLDQRDQLVSELNKIVGVEVAVQDGGTYNVSFGNGYSLVQGSKANQLAAVKSSADPSRTTIAYSDEVSGNIEIPEKMVTTGSLGGLLTFRSEDLDKARNNLNQLALAFADAMNKQHEAGFDANGDAGGKLFDFGSPSVVTNSRNTGTAAMTATVADSTKVQATDYKLQFNGTDWTITRSDKTSFTMSPDASGNLSFDGLNVNVSGSANTNDSFILKPVSDVIVNMELKFRDESKLAMASANNGGESDNRNGQKLLDLQNSKVVGGNKTFNDAYASLVSTVGSSTAALKTSSETKANVATQLTKQQQSISGVNLDEEYGNLQRYQQYYLANAQVLQTASTLFDAIINIR from the coding sequence ATGTCCAGTTTGATTAACAGCGCCATGAGTGGCCTCAGTGCTGCGCAGTCGGCACTCAATACCGTCAGTAATAATATTTCAAGCTATAACGTGGCAGGTTACAGCCGCCAGACCACGGTGCTGGGCGCATCTAACAGCACGCTGACCGGCGGTGGCTGGGTGGGTAACGGGGTCTATGTCTCCGGTGTCCAGCGTGAGTATGACGCCTTCATCACCAACCAGCTGCGCGCCGCGCAGACGCAGAGCAGCGGCCTGACGACGCGCTATCAGCAGATGTCAAAAATTGACGATGTGCTCTCTGATTCAACCAATTCACTCTCGACCACGTTGCAGGATTTCTTCAAAAGTATGCAAACGCTGGTCAGCAACGCAGAGGACCCGGCTGCGCGTCAGACGGTGCTCGGTAAAGCAGATGGTCTGGTGAATCAGTTCAAAACGAACGACCAGTATCTCCGTGACCAGGATGCGCAGGTTAATACCGCAATTGCTTCAAGTGTTGAGCAAATTAACAATTACGCAAAACAGATTGCGAATCTAAACGATCAGATCTCCCGTCTTACCGGCGTGGGGGCGGGCTCATCGCCAAATGACCTGCTCGATCAACGCGATCAGTTGGTGAGCGAGCTGAACAAAATTGTCGGTGTGGAAGTTGCTGTACAGGACGGCGGCACCTATAACGTCTCCTTTGGCAACGGTTACAGCCTGGTGCAGGGGAGCAAAGCGAACCAGCTGGCGGCAGTGAAATCCAGCGCCGATCCGAGCCGGACGACTATCGCCTACAGCGATGAAGTGTCCGGAAATATCGAAATCCCCGAGAAAATGGTCACAACCGGCTCTCTGGGCGGGTTGTTAACGTTTCGCTCCGAAGATCTGGATAAAGCGCGCAACAACCTGAATCAGCTGGCGCTGGCCTTTGCCGATGCGATGAACAAGCAGCATGAAGCCGGGTTTGATGCCAATGGTGATGCCGGTGGCAAGCTGTTCGATTTTGGTTCGCCATCCGTGGTGACCAACAGCCGCAATACCGGGACGGCGGCCATGACCGCTACGGTGGCTGACAGTACGAAAGTGCAGGCCACCGATTACAAACTGCAGTTTAACGGAACTGACTGGACCATTACCCGTTCGGATAAAACCAGCTTCACCATGAGCCCGGATGCGAGCGGTAATCTGTCCTTTGATGGCCTGAACGTCAACGTGAGCGGTAGTGCGAACACCAACGACAGTTTTATCCTGAAGCCTGTTTCCGACGTTATCGTCAATATGGAACTCAAGTTCAGGGATGAATCCAAACTGGCAATGGCATCGGCAAACAATGGCGGTGAAAGTGATAACCGCAACGGTCAAAAGTTGCTGGATCTACAAAACAGTAAGGTTGTTGGTGGAAATAAAACGTTCAATGATGCTTATGCTTCTCTTGTCAGTACCGTCGGTAGCTCAACGGCAGCATTGAAAACCAGCAGCGAAACAAAAGCGAATGTGGCGACGCAGTTAACCAAGCAGCAGCAGTCCATCTCTGGGGTAAACCTCGATGAAGAGTATGGCAATTTGCAGCGCTATCAGCAGTATTACCTTGCTAATGCGCAGGTATTACAAACTGCCAGCACGCTCTTCGATGCAATTATCAATATTCGCTAA
- a CDS encoding MFS transporter — translation MNTTTAAHAVSRWVILMLAIGAGFSVASIYYAQPLLPLMGADLHLSIEGMGMVPTLTQTGYALGILFLLPLGDRHDRRTLILIKSAALAMFLLGCSLTGQIHSLLLASLLIGMAATMAQDIVPAAAILAPEGKQGKTVGTVMTGLLMGILLSRTVSGVVGEAFGWRVMYQLAAASIAFIGVMMWFVLPRFAIHSTLSYPALMRSMEHLWRRYPALRRAALAQGFLSIAFSAFWSTLAVMLLERYHLGSAVAGGFGIAGAAGALAAPLAGGLADKLGAGKVTQLGAVLVTVSFALMFLMPALGVHGQLILIAVSAVGFDLGLQSSLVAHQNLVYSLEPQARGRLNALLFTVVFIGMALGSALGSNIYSLAGWTGVVALATVCGVIALAIRLIESARAASAPAEAA, via the coding sequence ATGAACACAACAACCGCCGCCCATGCCGTGAGCCGCTGGGTAATCTTAATGCTGGCGATCGGTGCAGGTTTCAGCGTGGCATCTATCTATTATGCCCAGCCTCTGCTGCCGCTGATGGGCGCAGACCTTCACCTGAGTATCGAAGGAATGGGCATGGTCCCGACGCTCACCCAGACGGGATATGCCCTGGGGATCCTGTTCCTGCTACCGCTTGGCGATCGCCACGACCGCAGGACGTTAATCCTGATAAAGAGTGCGGCGCTGGCGATGTTTCTTCTCGGCTGCAGCCTGACCGGGCAGATCCATTCTCTGCTGCTGGCAAGCCTGCTCATCGGCATGGCCGCCACCATGGCACAGGATATCGTCCCTGCCGCGGCCATCCTTGCGCCGGAAGGTAAACAGGGGAAAACCGTGGGTACGGTAATGACCGGGCTGCTGATGGGTATCTTATTATCAAGAACCGTGAGCGGCGTGGTGGGCGAAGCGTTTGGCTGGCGCGTCATGTACCAGCTGGCGGCGGCGAGCATTGCGTTCATCGGGGTGATGATGTGGTTTGTGCTTCCCCGTTTTGCCATTCACTCCACGCTGAGCTACCCCGCGCTGATGCGCTCAATGGAACATCTGTGGCGTCGCTATCCGGCGCTGCGCCGTGCGGCGCTGGCTCAGGGTTTTCTGTCGATTGCCTTTAGCGCCTTCTGGTCTACGCTTGCGGTCATGCTGCTGGAACGCTATCACCTGGGGAGTGCCGTCGCAGGCGGTTTTGGTATTGCTGGTGCCGCCGGTGCGTTAGCTGCCCCGCTGGCAGGAGGTCTGGCGGACAAACTGGGCGCAGGTAAAGTCACGCAGCTTGGTGCAGTCCTTGTGACCGTCTCATTCGCCCTGATGTTCCTGATGCCCGCGCTGGGCGTTCATGGACAGCTGATTCTGATCGCCGTCTCTGCCGTCGGGTTCGACCTGGGCCTGCAGTCCAGCCTGGTCGCTCACCAGAACCTGGTATACAGCCTTGAACCGCAGGCGCGCGGTCGTCTCAACGCCCTGCTCTTTACGGTTGTCTTTATCGGGATGGCGCTGGGTTCCGCGTTAGGCAGCAATATCTACTCGCTGGCGGGCTGGACGGGCGTGGTCGCTCTGGCGACAGTCTGTGGCGTCATTGCGCTGGCAATCCGTTTAATAGAAAGCGCACGCGCCGCCTCCGCACCGGCGGAAGCTGCATAA
- the flgL gene encoding flagellar hook-associated protein FlgL yields the protein MRISTQMMYDQNMRGITDSQGKWLNYGEQMSTGKRVNRPSDDPIAASQAVVLSQSQSQNSQFALARTFASQKVSLEDNVLSQVNAAITSAKEKLVNAGNGTLSDDDRLSLASDLQGIRDQLMNLANSADGNGRYIFAGYKTEAPPFDSATGNYNGGTQAISQQVDTARNMVISHTGQQIFESITSNAKELPGGGYGETNMFKILDTAISALKVPVDNDSAAAEVQNKTISDAQIGITNTQNNVLTVVADVGTKMNELEKLDNLGDDRALGQTQQMSDLINVDWNSAISSYIMQQAALQASYKAFSDMQGMSLFQLNK from the coding sequence ATGCGTATTAGCACCCAGATGATGTACGACCAGAACATGCGAGGGATCACCGATTCCCAGGGCAAGTGGCTGAACTACGGTGAACAAATGTCAACCGGAAAGCGCGTCAATCGTCCGTCTGACGATCCTATCGCGGCGTCACAGGCTGTTGTTCTGTCTCAATCTCAATCTCAGAATAGCCAGTTTGCGCTGGCGAGAACGTTCGCCTCGCAAAAGGTTTCTCTGGAAGATAACGTGCTCAGTCAGGTCAATGCAGCAATTACCAGCGCGAAAGAGAAACTCGTCAACGCGGGAAATGGAACGCTAAGTGATGACGATCGTCTGTCTCTGGCGAGTGACTTGCAAGGGATCCGCGACCAGCTGATGAACCTTGCAAACTCAGCGGATGGTAATGGTCGGTATATCTTTGCGGGTTATAAGACCGAAGCGCCACCATTTGATTCCGCGACAGGCAATTACAATGGTGGTACGCAGGCTATCTCCCAGCAGGTTGATACCGCCCGTAATATGGTCATTAGCCACACCGGTCAGCAGATCTTCGAAAGTATTACCAGTAACGCAAAAGAACTTCCTGGCGGCGGTTATGGTGAGACGAATATGTTCAAGATCCTCGACACGGCCATTTCCGCCCTCAAGGTTCCAGTTGATAACGACTCCGCCGCGGCTGAAGTACAGAATAAAACTATCTCTGATGCGCAGATCGGCATCACCAATACCCAGAACAACGTCCTTACCGTCGTGGCGGACGTGGGCACCAAGATGAATGAACTGGAAAAACTCGATAACCTGGGTGACGACCGCGCGCTGGGGCAGACACAGCAGATGAGTGATCTGATCAACGTTGACTGGAACAGCGCGATTTCGTCGTACATCATGCAGCAGGCGGCCCTGCAGGCCTCTTATAAAGCGTTTAGCGATATGCAGGGCATGTCTCTGTTCCAGCTGAACAAATAA
- the flgH gene encoding flagellar basal body L-ring protein FlgH: MQKNAAFRYPILTVLAVTLSGCALIPSKPLVQGATTAQPVPGPAPVVNGSIFQTAQPINYGYQPLFEDRRPRNVGDTLTIVLQENVSASKSSSANASRDGKTNFGFDTVPRYLEGLFGNARADVNASGGNTFNGKGGANASNTFSGTLTVTVDQVLVNGNLHVVGEKQIAINQGTEFIRFSGVVNPRTISGTNTVPSTQVADARIEYVGNGYINEAQNMGWLQRFFLNLSPM, from the coding sequence ATGCAAAAAAACGCGGCGTTTCGTTATCCGATACTGACTGTTCTGGCTGTCACCCTCAGCGGGTGTGCTTTGATCCCGTCTAAACCATTGGTCCAGGGTGCGACGACTGCCCAACCCGTTCCTGGCCCTGCGCCAGTGGTCAACGGCTCCATTTTCCAGACCGCGCAGCCGATTAATTACGGCTATCAGCCGCTGTTTGAAGATCGCCGCCCGCGTAATGTCGGCGATACATTGACCATTGTGCTGCAGGAAAACGTCAGCGCGAGCAAGAGCTCGTCGGCGAATGCCAGCCGCGATGGCAAAACCAATTTTGGCTTCGATACCGTGCCACGCTATCTCGAAGGGCTGTTCGGCAACGCGCGTGCTGATGTGAACGCGTCCGGCGGCAATACCTTTAACGGCAAAGGCGGCGCGAACGCCAGCAATACCTTCAGCGGTACGCTGACGGTCACGGTTGACCAGGTACTGGTTAACGGCAACTTACACGTTGTGGGTGAAAAACAGATCGCCATCAACCAAGGCACTGAATTCATTCGCTTCTCGGGCGTGGTTAACCCTCGCACTATCAGCGGCACCAACACCGTTCCGTCTACCCAGGTGGCGGATGCGCGCATTGAGTACGTCGGTAACGGCTATATCAATGAAGCGCAAAATATGGGTTGGCTGCAGCGCTTCTTCCTTAATTTATCGCCGATGTAA